From Romeriopsis navalis LEGE 11480, a single genomic window includes:
- a CDS encoding DUF2301 domain-containing membrane protein: MTSPAVSETYAGHFGPFTITDADRREVVMYRSGLAIAAGSLALGVGLFLGFGSQPIVLTGLAALYGLFWLGLGVSLWKIHIYMRPLHMALQIFWAIGGVASLVVAFWDPRPFILTLYEQPLWILGVGFTFAALTGIFFKEAFCFNRFETKFLTPLVPGLLLGHMAGILPVPVEQGLLVAWAILLGVFALRKSIQAIPDDIGDKSVFEHLEQQRNSPHAV; encoded by the coding sequence ATGACTTCTCCTGCTGTCTCAGAAACCTACGCGGGGCATTTTGGCCCCTTTACGATTACGGATGCCGATCGCCGCGAGGTCGTCATGTATCGATCGGGTTTGGCGATCGCGGCTGGGAGTTTGGCGCTGGGCGTGGGGTTGTTCCTTGGGTTTGGCTCGCAGCCGATCGTCTTGACGGGGCTAGCAGCGCTATATGGCTTGTTTTGGTTGGGCTTAGGTGTCAGTCTGTGGAAGATTCATATTTATATGCGTCCCTTGCATATGGCCTTGCAGATATTTTGGGCGATCGGTGGAGTTGCGAGTTTGGTCGTTGCCTTCTGGGATCCCCGCCCCTTTATCCTGACGCTGTATGAGCAACCACTGTGGATTTTGGGTGTTGGTTTTACCTTTGCCGCGTTAACCGGGATTTTCTTTAAAGAAGCGTTTTGCTTTAATCGCTTCGAAACGAAATTTTTGACACCACTGGTACCGGGTTTACTGCTCGGGCATATGGCGGGGATTTTGCCGGTGCCGGTCGAGCAAGGTCTGCTGGTGGCTTGGGCCATTTTATTGGGTGTGTTCGCGCTCCGGAAATCAATTCAAGCCATCCCGGATGATATTGGCGACAAGAGTGTGTTTGAGCATTTAGAGCAGCAGCGTAACTCGCCTCATGCCGTTTAA
- a CDS encoding helix-hairpin-helix domain-containing protein produces the protein MPFNATETAALLALKGVGPTVIKRLEQIGFTTLEQLQGQDPLVITQQISTMLGSTCWHNSPQARGAIRTIVALANNHANQPEVRS, from the coding sequence ATGCCGTTTAATGCGACTGAAACAGCGGCTTTACTGGCCCTTAAAGGTGTCGGACCGACCGTAATTAAGCGGTTGGAGCAAATTGGTTTTACAACCCTCGAACAACTTCAGGGCCAAGATCCCCTGGTGATCACGCAGCAAATTTCCACAATGCTCGGTTCGACTTGCTGGCACAACAGTCCCCAAGCGCGTGGGGCAATTAGGACGATTGTGGCGTTAGCGAATAACCACGCCAACCAACCGGAAGTCAGGAGTTGA
- a CDS encoding TetR/AcrR family transcriptional regulator has translation MVTKGDKTKQRILEVAASLFWKRSYHGLNMNTISEAAGVNKATVYGYFPSKEALALAAIENYHQYVQTQIFDTVRQATDHPIAQLEMVYQAFHAATQAVYEHDGICPGCPFVNMVTELATENPALRAKIQGCFDRVGEFYRQLVRSAKQQGLATADLDEESTVRGLIAVMNGAFIASKIHNSPDEILKMLPAARRLLTS, from the coding sequence ATGGTAACCAAAGGCGATAAAACCAAGCAGCGCATTCTTGAGGTAGCCGCTTCCTTGTTTTGGAAGCGCAGCTATCACGGTTTGAATATGAACACCATCAGTGAAGCAGCGGGTGTGAATAAGGCGACGGTGTATGGCTATTTCCCCTCGAAGGAAGCGTTGGCTTTGGCGGCGATCGAGAATTATCACCAGTATGTACAGACCCAGATATTTGATACGGTGCGGCAAGCAACCGATCACCCGATCGCGCAGCTTGAGATGGTGTATCAAGCGTTTCATGCTGCGACTCAGGCAGTGTATGAGCATGATGGGATTTGTCCCGGTTGTCCCTTCGTCAATATGGTCACGGAGTTAGCGACGGAAAATCCGGCGCTGCGCGCAAAAATTCAGGGATGTTTTGACCGTGTGGGTGAATTTTATCGCCAGCTGGTGCGATCGGCTAAACAGCAGGGCTTAGCAACAGCTGATTTGGATGAAGAATCGACTGTGCGCGGCTTGATCGCAGTCATGAATGGTGCGTTTATCGCCTCAAAAATCCATAACTCCCCGGATGAAATCCTGAAAATGTTGCCAGCGGCGCGGCGGCTCTTGACCAGTTAG